GCTCCCCAGGGAGTAATTGATGGAGTTGATTATCAATTAGTATCTGCTGATTTTTTGAACTTTCAGTTGTATTTACTCGAGTTGTAAATATTTCATAATATCTATAACATCTCAATGGTCAAATCAAACATGCCTGAAATGATAATATTATTGTTATAATGAAAGGACATTCAATGACACTTCCAGAACAGTATAAAAACAAAATGAAGACTTTACTTGAAGATAATTATGAGGCCTACATAGCCTCATTCGATAAAGTGCATTATCAAGGTTTAAGAAGTAACGATATTAAAATAGATCCAAGTACCTTTTTAAAAATTGCACCCTTTCAGCTTGAACCAATTGTATGGGCAGATAATGGGTTTTATTATTCTAATGAAGAAAAGCCTGCAAAGCATCCTTATTATCATGCAGGTTTATTTTATATTCAAGAGCCTAGTGCTATGGTTCCTGCCTCAATATTACCGATTCAAAAAGGAGATAAGGTATTGGATTTATGTGCTGCTCCAGGGGGAAAGAGTACCCAAATTGGTGCAAGACTTGGTAATACTGGATTATTGGTAAGCAACGATATTAGTCCTTCAAGAGCGAAAGCAATCGTAAAAAATATTGAACTTTTTGGTATAAGAAATGCAATCGTTTTAAGTGAAGCACCTGATAAGCTAGTTGGATATTTTGAAGGTTTTTTTGATAAAGTTCTAGTGGATGCTCCTTGTTCAGGTGAGGGTATGTTTAGAAAGGATTCATCTATGGTAAAAAACTGGCTCGAATACGGAGTATCCTATTATGAAGCTATTCAAAAGGAAATTCTTCCTTCGGCGGCTAAGATGCTAAAGCCAAATGGATATATGGCATATTCTACATGTACTTTTTCAAGTGAAGAAAATGAAAAAATGATAGAATGGTTTTTGAATACCAATTCCAATTTTGAACTAGTGGATATTGAGTCTATAGATGGTTTTGAAAATGGTAGAGAAGGTCTTACACAAACAAAAAGGCTGTGGCCTCATAAAATTAAAGGTGAAGGACACTTTGTAGCCTTACTTCATAAAATAGATGATAACCCAACTAGTAAATATAGACCCTTTTCCTTTGAAAAAACAAATGAGAAGCAACTTTCTTCTTATTTAGATTTTGAAAAGGATGTTTTGAGTTGTACATTAGATAAGAATAGAATGATTATTATCCAGGACAAACTTTATCTCTTGCCGGAGCATACTCCGGATTTAAAAGGTCTTAGAATTCAAAGGAGTGGGTGGTATTTAGGAGAGTTTAAAAATTATCGATTTGAACCTTCACAAGCATTTGCAAGTGGACTTTATTTTGAAGAGATAAAAAAATTGATTACTATACCTGTTGTTGACCATAATGTGATAAAATATCTTAAAGGAGAGTCTTTGAATCTTGATGCTCCTGAAGGTTATAATATGGTTTGTGTAGACGATTACCCACTTGGTTGGGCTAAAAAAACAGGAAACATATTAAAAAATAAATATTGTGCAGGTTGGAGATGGCAATAATTATTAAAATGAAAGGAGACAATATGTTAAAAAATATTGAAGCAGTATTATTTGATTTAGACGGAACTTTAATCGATTCCATGTGGTTATGGAAAACGATAGATATAGAATATTTGAAAAAATTTGACATTGAATTTCCAGATGATTTCCAAGATGAAATTGAAGGTATGAGCTTTACAGAAACAGCACAGTTTTTTAAAGAACGCTTTAACTTGCCAGTCGAAGTGGATTCAATTAAGCAAGATTGGAATGAAATGGCAGGTGAGTATTATAGAAATAGAGTGCCTTTAAAGGAATGTGTCCAAGAATTTTTGGAGTATCTTCTTAAAAACGAATATAAAATAGGTATTGGTTCTAGTAATTCAATAGAGCTTGTGGGAATGATTGTAGATAAATTTAGCTTAAGAGGGCATTTTGGCTCTATTAGAACAAGCTGTGAAGTGAATAAAGGAAAGCCACATCCAGATATTTATTTGAAGGTGGCGCAGGACTTAGGTGTTAAACCAGAAAATTGCCTTGTTTTTGAAGACGTACCTGCTGGAATTATGGCTGCAAAAAATGCTGGAATGAAGGTATGTGCTATATATGATGATTTTTCTAAAAATATTATAGATGAAATTAAAGCTTTAGCAGATTACTTTATTGATGGCTACACTGACATATTAAAGATTATTGAGGATGATAATAATGAAAAAGTTTTTGCCAATTAGTATTGAAGATATAAAAGAACGTGGATGGGATAGACCAGATTTTGTTTTTGTAACAGGGGATGCATATGTTGATCACCCTTCCTTTGGAGTAGCCATTATTAGTAGAGTGTTAGAAAGTTTTGGTTATAAGGTGGCAATTCTAGCACAGCCAAACTGGAAGGATACAGAAGATATTCAAAAGTTTGGAGAACCTAGGTTGGGATTTTTAGTTACTGCAGGAAACATTGATTCAATGGTGAATCATTATACAGTAGCAAAGAAAAAAAGAACAAACGATGCATATACACCTGGTGGAGAAGCAGGCAAAAGACCAGATCATGCTACGGTAGTATATTGCAACTTAATAAGACAGGTTTACAAGGATACGCCAATTATTATAGGTGGAATAGAAGCAAGCTTAAGAAGAATGGCTCATTATGATTATTGGAGCGATTCAGTAAAAAGATCCATACTGCTTGATTCGCAAGCAGATTTGCTCTTATATGGAATGGGAGAGAAAAGTATAGTAGAAGTTGCCGAGGCTCTTTCTTCAGGAATTTCAGTTCAAGATATTACCTATATTGCTGGAACTGTTTATAAAACGAGTTCATTAGAGAGTCTATATGATTATATTGTATT
This sequence is a window from Firmicutes bacterium HGW-Firmicutes-1. Protein-coding genes within it:
- a CDS encoding HAD family hydrolase, with product MLKNIEAVLFDLDGTLIDSMWLWKTIDIEYLKKFDIEFPDDFQDEIEGMSFTETAQFFKERFNLPVEVDSIKQDWNEMAGEYYRNRVPLKECVQEFLEYLLKNEYKIGIGSSNSIELVGMIVDKFSLRGHFGSIRTSCEVNKGKPHPDIYLKVAQDLGVKPENCLVFEDVPAGIMAAKNAGMKVCAIYDDFSKNIIDEIKALADYFIDGYTDILKIIEDDNNEKVFAN
- a CDS encoding SAM-dependent methyltransferase; protein product: MTLPEQYKNKMKTLLEDNYEAYIASFDKVHYQGLRSNDIKIDPSTFLKIAPFQLEPIVWADNGFYYSNEEKPAKHPYYHAGLFYIQEPSAMVPASILPIQKGDKVLDLCAAPGGKSTQIGARLGNTGLLVSNDISPSRAKAIVKNIELFGIRNAIVLSEAPDKLVGYFEGFFDKVLVDAPCSGEGMFRKDSSMVKNWLEYGVSYYEAIQKEILPSAAKMLKPNGYMAYSTCTFSSEENEKMIEWFLNTNSNFELVDIESIDGFENGREGLTQTKRLWPHKIKGEGHFVALLHKIDDNPTSKYRPFSFEKTNEKQLSSYLDFEKDVLSCTLDKNRMIIIQDKLYLLPEHTPDLKGLRIQRSGWYLGEFKNYRFEPSQAFASGLYFEEIKKLITIPVVDHNVIKYLKGESLNLDAPEGYNMVCVDDYPLGWAKKTGNILKNKYCAGWRWQ